The following coding sequences are from one Haliotis asinina isolate JCU_RB_2024 chromosome 3, JCU_Hal_asi_v2, whole genome shotgun sequence window:
- the LOC137277498 gene encoding uncharacterized protein isoform X1 — MCVWLFSGGGEMLKETMKHPNIILPHFTTLPDGRDVIVDTMTESHLKQVWHIVQDAAQNNDGFGADEFPTEETFRDDIKGGSRFAILNKENGEMIAAFVLAISKYYRGQNVVDPFVIVQRCERRKGVGELCFQLCIQYARTLGYMGMYVDTFSSNTAMIKIIERSEGFQKVGYLPMGGRTKDGDIIGSYIYYRDLRVT, encoded by the coding sequence TTTGGCTGTTCAGCGGTGGAGGCGAGATGTTAAAAGAAACAATGAAGCACCCAAATATAATCCTACCTCATTTTACGACACTTCCGGATGGCCGTGACGTCATAGTTGACACGATGACAGAAAGTCATTTAAAACAAGTATGGCACATCGTTCAGGACGCCGCACAAAACAACGACGGCTTCGGGGCTGACGAATTCCCCACTGAAGAGACATTCCGGGACGACATCAAAGGCGGCAGTCGCTTCGCCATCTTGAACAAAGAGAATGGTGAAATGATAGCGGCATTTGTGCTTGCAATAAGTAAATATTACCGTGGACAGAACGTTGTGGATCCATTTGTTATTGTTCAGCGTTGTGAAAGGAGGAAAGGAGTGGGagaactgtgttttcagttgtgCATACAGTACGCCAGGACGTTGGGGTACATGGGAATGTATGTCGACACGTTCAGCTCAAATACTGCAATGATCAAGATTATTGAGCGGTCGGAAGGTTTTCAGAAAGTGGGTTATCTCCCCATGGGAGGTCGGACTAAGGATGGCGATATAATCGGTTCATACATTTACTATAGGGATCTCAGAGTCACTTGA
- the LOC137277498 gene encoding uncharacterized protein isoform X2, producing the protein MLKETMKHPNIILPHFTTLPDGRDVIVDTMTESHLKQVWHIVQDAAQNNDGFGADEFPTEETFRDDIKGGSRFAILNKENGEMIAAFVLAISKYYRGQNVVDPFVIVQRCERRKGVGELCFQLCIQYARTLGYMGMYVDTFSSNTAMIKIIERSEGFQKVGYLPMGGRTKDGDIIGSYIYYRDLRVT; encoded by the coding sequence ATGTTAAAAGAAACAATGAAGCACCCAAATATAATCCTACCTCATTTTACGACACTTCCGGATGGCCGTGACGTCATAGTTGACACGATGACAGAAAGTCATTTAAAACAAGTATGGCACATCGTTCAGGACGCCGCACAAAACAACGACGGCTTCGGGGCTGACGAATTCCCCACTGAAGAGACATTCCGGGACGACATCAAAGGCGGCAGTCGCTTCGCCATCTTGAACAAAGAGAATGGTGAAATGATAGCGGCATTTGTGCTTGCAATAAGTAAATATTACCGTGGACAGAACGTTGTGGATCCATTTGTTATTGTTCAGCGTTGTGAAAGGAGGAAAGGAGTGGGagaactgtgttttcagttgtgCATACAGTACGCCAGGACGTTGGGGTACATGGGAATGTATGTCGACACGTTCAGCTCAAATACTGCAATGATCAAGATTATTGAGCGGTCGGAAGGTTTTCAGAAAGTGGGTTATCTCCCCATGGGAGGTCGGACTAAGGATGGCGATATAATCGGTTCATACATTTACTATAGGGATCTCAGAGTCACTTGA
- the LOC137277497 gene encoding phosphatidate phosphatase LPIN2-like yields MSLGFVGRLFSGIKGYYNEINGATLTGAIDVLIVEQEDGTYLSSPFHVRFGKMGVLRSREKVVDIEINGEVVDLHMKLGEAGEAFFVQQVREQSEELPEYLATSPIPSSMALMMDGVQGLKLQAQQSDEAKVTEWQQRSLHGAIPENTEDETSLIHTISLKDLKSDSSHDELSSSSKQRRKVYTKKKQKSLKASPRTHLTGSDQEGVFEMDTSESSDDELKNLSVMSKSLSMPLPQSAEEKPHIKSWRKSSTIEAFMHPLSEPEMDPADPNSPLPSRCSSPKSDTEVDIQRVEDSQRSLLMEDSGTWEWGAFPTPPTSELNVPEIDSQVKEEEAAKQQGGGLFKLWKKTPDKDIKKATKEIYLDELTLEDPEMAKIYLGTPKGFQSIKEKEDDTESGRGPSLPQSPHSVEGAIGGPSVSFLQSEVRHLGRVSLSLCGGLSDPDGVNLDKFMQKVVTFDDLSESPNMITNPDLVVKVDDAYFNWATASPMILSQIVFRQDLPESTSQSLIKEHMPKKEKKKGYSWFSWRRGESAVPPSSASSASELNVDTSSNKSNLSDVGSPPTSPPPSVTSTPRKVKKDGSAEGLDEHHTSSEPDTDHSEKDSIGSPKTSTAEPSIAKPSVVETSSPKNLAPGSPRSGSVSPSSRASSVKSDHSGHSVKSDSAFSMSGKSDVMASVSAKIEEQTAKTEAKSDDEESFRPDKFKKTLRLSSEQIAKLKLKEGQNEISFSVTTQYQGTSRCSSHIYLWKYSDHIVVSDIDGTITKSDVLGQILPILGRDWSQSGVASLFTRIQQNGYKLLYLSARAIGQSRITKELLRGIKQGELVLPEGPLLLNPTSLISAFHREVITKKPEEFKISCLKDINALFTRSPFYAGFGNKINDVWAYRALNIPNFRIFTINHRGELRHELSNTFQSSYTRMSDVVDHFFPPVEKSQACLEEFSSVSYWREPLPPIDLELVDETKVGKGDGRKVEGKKEIKR; encoded by the exons ATGAGTCTTGGTTTTGTTGGTCGACTATTCTCTGGGATTAAAGGATATTATAATGAAATTAATGGTGCTACACTCACTGGTGCAATTGATGTCCTGATAGTGGAGCAAGAAGATGGAACATATCTGTCATCACCATTCCATGTTCGTTTTGGAAAGATGGGTGTTCTTCGGTCAAGAGAGAAAGTG GTTGATATTGAGATCAATGGTGAAGTGGTTGACCTGCACATGAAACTTGGGGAGGCAGGAGAGGCATTCTTTGTCCAGCAAGTTCGTGAACAGTCAGAG GAATTACCTGAGTATCTTGCAACATCACCGATTCCATCGTCAATGGCACTGATGATGGATGGTGTACAGGGACTGAAACTCCAGGCTCAACAGTCCGATGAGGCCAAGGTTACTGAGTGGCAGCAGAGGTCACTACATGGAGCTATTCCTGAAAACACAGAGGATGAAACTTCCCTCATTCACACAATATCATTAAAGGACCTCAAGAGCGATAGCTCACATGATGAATTGTCATCTTCGAGCAAACAGAGGCGGAAAGTTTATACAAAGAAGAAGCAAAAATCGTTAAAAGCCTCCCCAAGAACTCACCTAACTGGATCTGATCAAGAAGGTGTTTTTGAGATGGACACATCTGAGTCCTCTGATGATGAGCTGAAGaatctgtctgtgatgtcgAAGAGTCTCAGTATGCCACTTCCCCAGTCAGCAGAGGAAAAGCCGCATATCAAGAGCTGGAGGAAAAGTTCTACTATTGAGGCATTTATGCATCCATTGAGTGAGCCGGAAATGGACCCTGCAGATCCAAATAG CCCACTTCCATCCCGCTGCTCGAGCCCCAAGAGTGACACTGAAGTTGATATCCAGCGTGTAGAGGACTCCCAGCGTTCACTACTGATGGAGGATAGTGGAACATGGGAGTGGGGAGCCTTTCCTACACCCCCAACATCTGAACTGAATGTTCCAGAAATTGACAGTCAAGTTAAAGAGGAAGAGG CCGCTAAGCAGCAGGGTGGTGGCCTGTTCAAGTTATGGAAGAAAACGCCAGACAAGGACATCAAAAAGGCAACAAAAGAGATCTACCTGGATGAACTGACTCTAGAAGACCCAGAGATGGCCAAAATATACCTTGGTACTCCTAAAGG GTtccagtcaatcaaggagaaagAAGATGACACAGAATCTGGCCGGGGACCTTCCCTGCCACAGTCTCCTCATTCTGTAGAGGGGGCCATTGGTGGACCATCGGTTAGCTTCCTCCAGTCCGAGGTTCGCCATCTTGGCCGAGTGTCACTGTCGCTCTGTGGTGGCCTTAGTGACCCTGATGGTGTCAACCTTGACAAGTTCATGCAGAAGGTTGTGACCTTTGACGACCTCAGTGAAAGCCCAAATATGATCACCAACCCTGACTTAGTAGTCAAAGTGGACGATGC GTATTTCAACTGGGCAACTGCCTCACCAATGATTTTATCACAGATCGTCTTCCGACAAGATCTTCCAGAG AGTACGAGTCAGTCATTGATCAAAGAGCACATGCCAAAGAAGGAAAAGAAGAAGGGTTATTCCTGGTTCTCATGGCGACGTGGTGAAAGTGCTGTACCCCCCTCATCTGCTTCTAGTGCTTCAGAACTCAACGTAGACACATCATCCAACAAGTCT AACCTGAGTGATGTGGGCAGCCCCCCTACAAGTCCCCCTCCCAGTGTAACCAGCACTCCACGCAAGGTTAAGAAGGATGGCAGTGCTGAAGG CCTAGATGAGCACCACACCTCCAGTGAACCAGACACCGACCACTCAGAGAAGGACAGCATTGGCAGCCCAAAGACTAGTACTGCTGAGCCCAGCATTGCTAAACCAAGTGTTGTTGAAACTAGTAGTCCCAAGAATTTGGCCCCAGGGAGCCCACGGTCAGGAAGTGTCAGTCCGAGCTCCCGGGCCAGCAGTGTCAAGAGTGACCACAGTGGTCACAGTGTTAAGAGTGACAGTGCTTTTAGCATGAGTGGCAAGAGTGACGTGATGGCCAGTGTCAGTGCCAAGATAGAGGAACAAACTGCGAAGACTGAAGCCAAATCTGATGATGAGGAATCGTTCAGACCTGACAAATTTAAGAAGACACTCAGACTTTCATCAGAACAGATT GCCAAGCTTAAATTAAAGGAAGGTCAGAATGAAATATCCTTCTCCGTGACAACACAGTACCAGGGCACATCACGCTGTTCATCTCACATCTACCTGTGGAAATACAGTGATCACATTGTGGTGTCTGATATCGATGGAACTATCACAAA ATCTGATGTCCTGGGTCAGATTCTGCCTATTTTAGGTCGGGACTGGTCACAGTCTGGAGTAGCATCACTGTTCACAAGGATACAGCAGAATGGCTACAAGTTGTTGTACCTGTCTGCCCGAGCTATAGGCCAGTCCCGTATCACCAAGGAACTGCTGAGAGGCATTAAGCAAGGGGAGCTGGTACTTCCTGAAGGACCTCTGCTCCTCAACCCAACATCACTCATCAGCGCTTTCCATAG GGAGGTTATCACCAAAAAGCCTGAAGAGTTCAAGATCAGCTGTTTAAAGGACATTAATGCCCTGTTCACTCGAAGCCCTTTCTATGCAGGATTTGGCAACAAGATCAAT gATGTTTGGGCATACAGAGCTCTCAATATCCCCAATTTCCGTATCTTTACAATCAACCATCGTGGAGAGCTTCGCCATGAGCTGTCAAACACGTTCCAGTCATC